In the genome of Vigna radiata var. radiata cultivar VC1973A unplaced genomic scaffold, Vradiata_ver6 scaffold_273, whole genome shotgun sequence, the window NNNNNNNNNNNNNNNNNNNNNNNNNNNNNNNNNNNNNNNNNNNNNNNNNNNNNNNNNNNNNNNNNNNNNNNNNNNNNNNNNNNNNNNNNNNNNNNNNNNNNNNNNNNNNNNNNNNNNNNNNNNNNNNNNNNNNNNNNNNNNNNNNNNNNNNNNNNNNNNNNNNNNNNNNNNNNNNNNNNNNNNNNNNNNNNNNNNNNNNNNNNNNNNNNNNNNNNNNNNNNNNNNNNNNNNNNNNNNNNNNNNNNNNNNNNNNNNNNNNNNNNNNNNNNNNNNNNNNNNNNNNNNNNNNNNNNNNNNNNNNNNNNNNNNNNNNNNNNNNNNNNNNNNNNNNNNNNNNNNNNNNNNNNNNNNNNNNNNNNNNNNNNNNNNNNNNNNNNNNNNNNNNNNNNNNNNNNNNNNNNNNNNNNNNNNNNNNNNNNNNNNNNNNNNNNNNNNNNNNNNNNNNNNNNNNNNNNNNNNNNNNNNNNNNNNNNNNNNNNNNNNNNNNNNNNNNNNNNNNNNNNNNNNNNNNNNNNNNNNNNNNNNNNNNNNNNNNNNNNNNNNNNNNNNNNNNNNNNNNNNNNNNNNNNNNNNNNNNNNNNNNNNNNNNNNNNNNNNNNNNNNNNNNNNNNNNNNNNNNNNNNNNNNNNNNNNNNNNNNNNNNNNNNNNNNNNNNNNNNNNNNNNNNNNNNNNNNNNNNNNNNNNNNNNNNNNNNNNNNNNNNNNNNNNNNNNNNNNNNNNNNNNNNNNNNNNNNNNNNNNNNNNNNNNNNNNNNNNNNNNNNNNNNNNNNNNNNNNNNNNNNNNNNNNNNNNNNNNNNNNNNNNNNNNNNNNNNNNNNNNNNNNNNNNNNNNNNNNNNNNNNNNNNNNNNNNNNNNNNNNNNNNNNNNNNNNNNNNNNNNNNNNNNNNNNNNNNNNNNNNNNNNNNNNNNNNNNNNNNNNNNNNNNNNNNNNNNNNNNNNNNNNNNNNNNNNNNNNNNNNNNNNNNNNNNNNNNNNNNNNNNNNNNNNNNNNNNNNNNNNNNNNNNNNNNNNNNNNNNNNNNNNNNNNNNNNNNNNNNNNNNNNNNNNNNNNNNNNNNNNNNNNNNNNNNNNNNNNNNNNNNNNNNNNNNNNNNNNNNNNNNNNNNNNNNNNNNNNNNNNNNNNNNNNNNNNNNNNNNNNNNNNNNNNNNNNNNNNNNNNNNNNNNNNNNNNNNNNNNNNNNNNNNNNNNNNNNNNNNNNNNNNNNNNNNNNNNNNNNNNNNNNNNNNNNNNNNNNNNNNNNNNNNNNNNNNNNNNNNNNNNNNNNNNNNNNNNNNNNNNNNNNNNNNNNNNNNNNNNNNNNNNNNNNNNNNNNNNNNNNNNNNNNNNNNNNNNNNNNNNNNNNNNNNNNNNNNNNNNNNNNNNNNNNNNNNNNNNNNNNNNNNNNNNNNNNNNNNNNNNNNNNNNNNNNNNNNNNNNNNNNNNNNNNNNNNNNNNNNNNNNNNNNNNNNNNNNNNNNNNNNNNNNNNNNNNNNNNNNNNNNNNNNNNNNNNNNNNNNNNNNNNNNNNNNNNNNNNNNNNNNNNNNNNNNNNNNNNNNNNNNNNNNNNNNNNNCAGCTGAAAGTGAAGTGGATGAGATAAGAAAAGCTCTGGAACATAATCTTTACATATTCTTTCGAGATGCTTTACAGTTAAATGTCACTGCTGGCTTTGAgcagttaaaaataattggtTAAACTAAATACCTTTTTCCTCTCTTCAGGTGAAAGGTGCACATTACGTGAACTCATTGCCANGCCATCANTCTCACGTGTTATTTCAGCACCGATCACTTTTATGGAAAAATCAAGATCTCGAACCTACAAAAAATCACTAATCAGTCAGTCTACGAACCAACATCTAACACAGTAGTAAGTAAGCATAGCATAAACAAATTTGGTTGACAATGCTAACTTCATAGATTTTTCATTAACGACTGACATTGTTCCCTGAGAACTAGGTACGATATCAACGTTAATGTGTCATAATTCAGTTACCAATCTACTATTAAGTTgtataatcattattttagttCTATCAGGAACTAAAGTAACACCTATTTGATATNCATAAATTGTCATTTACCctgtttaaacaaaaaatattatttcttttcctaTAAATCAAAACAGAAAAGCTCTGAGAAATTGGTTACCATCCTCTGAATAACTCTCAACTGCTGATAATCCTTTTTCCCGAACACAGCCAGATCCGGTTCCACAATGTTGAACAATTTGGTCACTATAGTAGCCACCCCTCTGAAGAAAATGGGCCTACTCTTCCCACACAATCCCACTTCTAGCTTCTCAACCCTCANCCAAGTCTCGTGTCCCGACCCATCACCATCAACGCAAGACGCCGCCGGGCCACCTCCCTCACCCGCCACGTCACCACTATTATGTCCATAATCATAAAGATTGTGGGGGTGGAAGACGACGTCGACGCCGCCGGGCAGCGCGGCGAGTTTGCGGAGGTCGCCTTGGAAATCNGAGGGGTAGGTGGAGAGGTCCTCGGAGGGCGCGAACTGGCCCGGGTTGACGTAGATGGAGACGGCGACCACGTCGCAGAGNGAGCGGGCCTGGGAGACGAGAGAGAGGTGGCCCGCGTGGAGGAAGCCCATGGTGGGGACAAACCCAATTAGCTTGCCTTGGGCCCGCATGGAGCGAGACCAGTTTCGCATCTCGTTCTTGTCGGAGATCAACTTTGGGGTTGTTGTGGCCATTCCACTCCGAATGAAATGGAACCAATGATTGTGTGTTTCCTAGGAAAAACTAACTAGAACGATAGCTGAAACAAATGACACTACAGAGTAAGGTTTTGGTGCAATGGATTTTAGAGTGTTTTTAAATGTTGGGAATGANTGTTTTGTCATATGTCATCTCATTTGTTCTTTTTACCTAATCTATGTCATATCATATAACATATTTAGATAATTCAATGTTCAGTAGGATAAAatgttctctttttttctttaaatattgatATGCATACGATTGAATGACAATGGAACATTTATACAATTCGAAAATAAGAGGTGAATTATAAgttaaaactttgttttgagATATTCCGCTATCTCTTCTATTACCGATGGTTGCGGCATGAGGATaagatttaaataattcattagttaacttatattatatatagcaGAATGCTTATGTGAATATAACAGAGCAATAACTTTGATATGCATgttagtttatattttcatgGTCTGTTGAAAATGGGAAACAAAGTTTGCTAGAATAAACATGAGTTTTGTGGAGgtcttttgatttttattttatttttttgtattgtgAATGTTTGAGGTTCCTAAATTTTCATCTTCACCTTAACTAGTTGTTATATTCGTTGACAGGAGATAtgcttaatttattataataaaattgccTATATTGGAAGTTACAGTTTCATCAGAAACTGTGCTGACTGCCGGGGCAATTAACCTCTTCTTNCATCTTGATGCAGGTTGACATTTTGGCTGTCTAATTCTATTGTGCTGAGAACAATTATA includes:
- the LOC106754844 gene encoding pantoate--beta-alanine ligase, which translates into the protein MATTTPKLISDKNEMRNWSRSMRAQGKLIGFVPTMGFLHAGHLSLVSQARSLCDVVAVSIYVNPGQFAPSEDLSTYPSDFQGDLRKLAALPGGVDVVFHPHNLYDYGHNSGDVAGEGGGPAASCVDGDGSGHETWXRVEKLEVGLCGKSRPIFFRGVATIVTKLFNIVEPDLAVFGKKDYQQLRVIQRMVRDLDFSIKVIGAEITREXDGXAMSSRNVHLSPEERKKVFSLTNYF